The genomic interval GTCTCTCACACCACTGTCACCAAACCGAGAGATCGCAGCGGGCGGTGGGCCGGGCCCGGAAGGTGATCTTGCGGACGTCCTCGCCGGGTTCGAGTGCGCGCAGGCAGGTGTTGACGGCGAGGGTCTTGCCGAAGCCGGCGCCGCCGTGGATGCACATCATGGCGCGGGCGGCGACGGTGTCGGTGATGTTCTCCCGGGCGGTGAGCAGGGCGCGGGTGGTGACCACGGACGCGTCGGGCAGGTCGACGTACTGGTAGGTGGCCGCGGTCACGAGGCGTCTCCGTCTTCGTCGGTGGTGGGAGGTGCGGCCCGCCCGTCGCGGCCGTCCGGGGCGCAAGCGCCATCACGGCCGGACGGGTGCCGGACGGGCGGGCCTGCCGTGGTCAGCGCGGCCAGGGAAGCAGGGGTGCGCCAGTCGGCCGGGGGCGCGGCGGGTGGGATGACGTCCGGCAGCGCAAGCTGCGACAGGCTGGTGCCGGCACTCCGGGCGAGCTCGGAGTGGGCCTGCGCACCGGTCAGTGCGCCGAGCCGCCGAGGGGGCTCGGCCTGGGTGGCGGCGGCGTAGCGCTCCCGCTGGGAAGCTTCGAGATCCTTTTTCAGACGGCGGGCACGGGCGGACCGCGCTCTTCGTACGGCGCGGAGCTGTTCTTCGGTGGCCTGGTCGGCCAGATCCGCAGGACCCAGGTAGCGGCCAGTGGCCGCGTGGTAGACCTCGATGCGGTGGTCGTGGTGGGGCATGAAGCGGATGCGGGCCTGGATCCCGGCCTGCCCGGTCATCCACGGACCCACGTAGTCGCGTTTCTTGAAGCGGATGCCGCGGGTGGTCAGCGTGCGGGTGCCGGCGTCTTCCAGGGTGAACGTCCACAGATCCGCGGCCGGCACGTCCCGCAGCGGGGTGGGATCTTCCTGCCACGCCTCAAGCGGAGTCCGGCCCTGCAACGGCGCGGGACGGTGCTCGGTGTTCCACCACAGCGTCCAATCCAGCAGCCGGGCGGTGAAGTCCTCAAAACTGAGCAGCACCTCGTCCTTGGGACGGGAAGCCCGTTTGCCGGGGCGCGGCTGGCGGGCGTAGCCGGGCAGCGCGGCCAGGAACATGCTCTCCACCGCCCGGTTCAGGCCCTCCACGGTGCCCTTGAGGTGGGGGGTGTAGGCGGGCAGGTCCTCCACCGTCACGTCCAGGAGATCAAACGCAGCGGTCACCGTCCTGGACAGGAAGTCCTTGCCACGGTCCACACGCACCTTCTCCGGCAGGCCGCCGAACGGGCCGTAGGGGTCCTCGCGCAGCACCGCGGAGCGCAGCGCGGCCAGCACCGACTCCCGCGACGGATGCACCGGCGTGACCGCGACGCCGGTGATCGCGTTGGTGGCGCAGTCGGTGAACCAGGTGATCCACGGCCTGCGTGCCCTGCCGTCGACGTCGACCAGCACCGGCGCCTGCATGTGGTCGGTCTCCCACACCTTGTTACGCCAGCCCCGCGGCCGGGCCAGGAACACATCATGCTTGCGGGCCGCCCGCTCGCCACCCGCAAGCCCGGCCCGCTCCCCCGGCGTCAGATCACGGCGGATCGCCCGGTGCAGCGTCGGAATCGACGGAGGCGGATCCCCCTCGCCCCTGGCCGCGCGAGCAGTCAGCTCACGATGAACCGCCGCGACGTTCCCCTTCCACAGCCCCAGCAGAGCCCGGACCTCATCAGTAACCGTGAACCGCCCGGGATACGCAGCCCGCTCCCCCGGCGCCCGAGCCGCGGCCTCGTCCCGCTCCGCGGCCGCCAGCCACCGCCACACCGCACGCTCCCGCACCCCGAGCACGTCCGCCGCCGACCTCACCCGCCCTGTGGTGAGTTTCCCCTCCCGGCGCAGGGCCAGCAGGCGGCGCACCGCCGGTCCCCGCAGCGCCCGAACCGACACAGCCGGCAAAGCCCCACTCGCGTCAATACCTACCCCTTCCGGGGCCGGGTCCTGCTCTCCCTGATCCACACCCCTGAGCACACCAACACCCATCGGCCAGCGGATCAGAACTCACGAAACTGAGACAGCGTCACCCCTCATGCAATAACGCCCTGGAACAGCGACACCCCACGGAAATCTCGCGTCCAGAACAGTGGCCCCAACCCCCTTCAACCACCACTGACCAGCAGCAACACACCCAGGCCCGCTGTCACTCACCCACTGTCCCAAAACCGAGAAATCGCACTATGCGGTTCCGCCATTGTTCCAGGGACGCCACCGCCTGCGGCCGACCGCCGGGGTCTCGCGCCCTCCGGCAGGGGGCCCGTCCTGTTCTCCTCCTGGGCGGGCCCGGCCGAGCACAGCGGCCTGCACGGCCGGCCAGTCCTGCGTGCGCCACCAGCGGAACAGGTCGCTGGAGGCGATCACGGGAAACGGGAGCGCGTCGACGACCCTGCGCTGATACACCTCGGCAGGGCGCTCGGCGGGGTCGAGGCGACGCTGGTGGTTGACGATCAAGGCAGCGCAGGTGACAGGCTGACCGGGCCGTAGCTGCGGCCATTTCTCCAGATGGCGTTGAAGCTGCGAGATCAGTTTCTCCCCCGCTGCCCCCGCGGCGGCCTTCACCTCGACCAGGCAGGTGGACCCATTCAGCACGGCGAGCAGGTCCGCCGACAGGGTGCCGCCCAATTCCTCGTCCAGATCGGTGACGGCAAAGCCGGCGGCACGCAGCACCATGGCCACCGCGTCTTCCAGCTCGCTGCCGCTGCCGTACAGCAGACCGGACCGCACGGGTTCAGCCTCCTGCCGTGCCCGCTCCA from Streptomyces sp. ALI-76-A carries:
- a CDS encoding transposase family protein, which codes for MRRLLALRREGKLTTGRVRSAADVLGVRERAVWRWLAAAERDEAAARAPGERAAYPGRFTVTDEVRALLGLWKGNVAAVHRELTARAARGEGDPPPSIPTLHRAIRRDLTPGERAGLAGGERAARKHDVFLARPRGWRNKVWETDHMQAPVLVDVDGRARRPWITWFTDCATNAITGVAVTPVHPSRESVLAALRSAVLREDPYGPFGGLPEKVRVDRGKDFLSRTVTAAFDLLDVTVEDLPAYTPHLKGTVEGLNRAVESMFLAALPGYARQPRPGKRASRPKDEVLLSFEDFTARLLDWTLWWNTEHRPAPLQGRTPLEAWQEDPTPLRDVPAADLWTFTLEDAGTRTLTTRGIRFKKRDYVGPWMTGQAGIQARIRFMPHHDHRIEVYHAATGRYLGPADLADQATEEQLRAVRRARSARARRLKKDLEASQRERYAAATQAEPPRRLGALTGAQAHSELARSAGTSLSQLALPDVIPPAAPPADWRTPASLAALTTAGPPVRHPSGRDGACAPDGRDGRAAPPTTDEDGDAS